From the Polyangiaceae bacterium genome, one window contains:
- a CDS encoding CoA-binding protein, giving the protein MAHPLETIIRNARGFVIIGDSSEGRFPAQSYNNYTKTGLTFYALDLGGLTESRGGTKGGKVYTKVEDLPQDHGDLAIIWVKPRSARGAVEIAHEANCKRVWFNFGSGHRDAVARAKELGMEVVEIGRCPVHYLEAQIPACRAHTVLLKLSGGYSKPPQLDADAKRRELI; this is encoded by the coding sequence ATGGCGCACCCGCTTGAAACCATCATTCGCAACGCGCGCGGCTTCGTGATCATCGGCGATTCGTCGGAGGGACGGTTCCCGGCGCAGAGCTACAACAACTACACGAAGACGGGCCTCACCTTCTACGCACTCGATCTCGGCGGACTCACCGAATCTAGGGGCGGGACCAAGGGCGGCAAGGTCTACACGAAGGTGGAAGACCTTCCGCAAGATCACGGCGACCTCGCCATCATCTGGGTCAAGCCGCGCAGCGCACGCGGCGCCGTGGAGATCGCCCACGAGGCCAACTGCAAGCGCGTGTGGTTCAACTTCGGCTCCGGACATCGCGACGCGGTTGCGCGCGCGAAGGAGCTCGGCATGGAAGTGGTGGAGATCGGACGCTGCCCGGTGCACTACCTGGAAGCTCAGATCCCCGCTTGCCGCGCGCACACGGTGTTGTTGAAACTGAGCGGTGGCTACTCCAAGCCCCCGCAGCTCGACGCTGACGCAAAACGCCGCGAGTTGATCTAG
- a CDS encoding MBL fold metallo-hydrolase, which produces MRASARYVDGAFRNTSAVSPGLRPGTTWSTIGEFIAGGKQRTPSRPLPALDPRPHWAHPAETGLRLTWLGHSTTLIEIDGARVLTDPVWSLRASPFSFSGPKRFQPVPVPIEALPPLDAVVISHDHYDHLDFMSVRALAKTGVTFYTALGVGAHLESWGIESERIVELDWWESVKLPRAELRLTATPSQHFSGRGLADRNATLWAGFALEGADHSVFFSGDTGLTEEYGAIAERFGAFDVVMLEVGAFHEAWGEIHLGPDNAITAFEMLKSARLMPVHWGTFNLALHAWDEPIERLLNRASDADVTLFAPPIGAAQEPARSFTTPTWWREPSVGWQPYPGIAPAR; this is translated from the coding sequence ATGCGGGCCAGCGCACGCTATGTGGACGGGGCGTTCCGCAACACCAGTGCCGTGAGTCCGGGGCTGCGACCGGGCACGACTTGGTCCACGATCGGAGAGTTCATCGCAGGCGGAAAGCAGCGCACGCCGTCACGACCGTTGCCCGCGTTGGACCCCCGACCGCACTGGGCGCATCCCGCGGAAACAGGCTTGCGACTGACCTGGCTCGGTCACTCGACGACGCTGATCGAGATCGATGGCGCGCGCGTGCTAACGGATCCCGTGTGGAGTCTACGGGCTTCGCCCTTCTCCTTTTCTGGGCCGAAGCGATTCCAACCCGTGCCGGTGCCGATCGAGGCACTGCCGCCCCTGGACGCGGTGGTGATCTCCCACGATCACTACGACCACTTGGATTTCATGAGCGTGCGCGCTCTGGCCAAGACTGGCGTCACCTTCTATACGGCGCTTGGTGTCGGCGCGCACCTGGAGAGCTGGGGGATCGAGTCCGAGCGCATCGTGGAGCTCGACTGGTGGGAGTCGGTCAAACTGCCGCGCGCGGAGCTTCGATTGACGGCGACGCCGTCGCAACACTTCTCGGGGCGTGGCCTGGCGGATCGCAACGCGACGCTGTGGGCTGGGTTCGCCTTGGAGGGGGCCGACCATTCGGTGTTCTTCAGCGGCGATACCGGGCTCACGGAAGAGTACGGCGCGATCGCGGAGCGCTTCGGAGCGTTCGACGTCGTGATGCTGGAGGTGGGCGCGTTCCACGAGGCTTGGGGCGAGATCCACCTGGGGCCGGACAACGCCATCACGGCGTTTGAGATGTTGAAGTCCGCGCGGCTGATGCCCGTGCATTGGGGGACTTTCAACCTGGCGCTTCACGCCTGGGACGAGCCGATCGAGCGTCTGCTGAACCGCGCGTCGGATGCCGACGTCACGCTGTTTGCGCCGCCGATCGGCGCCGCGCAGGAGCCCGCTCGTAGCTTCACCACTCCGACGTGGTGGCGAGAACCGTCGGTGGGTTGGCAGCCGTATCCGGGTATTGCTCCGGCGCGGTAG
- a CDS encoding MYXO-CTERM sorting domain-containing protein, with product MSRRWLTGMALFAPLLCAPSLRAANTSALGTVEAFATFASVGVYADVSGDDNGDATAYVEYRETGAASFTKGHALMKIAGGRHAGAVFFLQPGKTYDLRVVLEDPDNGAAVSQNATATTRANEPTAASGATLWVDASSGSDSNPGTAAAPFATIQAGVDKAQPGDSVRVKPGVYRETVSPPTAGTADKPIWIVADAPGVVVDGSSEALEKPTWTNEGGDLYSTPFTGETEYVAADDARLYDYASLNDLTSAAAGLSGGFFVGSGKLYVRMPDGSNPSATTLHVAVRDTGFLLDTIAHVVVEGFEIRYFGSSQSGIAVDVRDTHHAWVRKNQAHHMNGGFRIRRSLASENVIEHNTFRDTSIWSWPWDAVKAHTPEASAASVQHGRGNVVRFNQFEGSFNGIDVGAFGTTDEDIAKDTDVYGNSMKHHGDDGLEPEGACVNVRFWHNVVEGALNSISVAPIEVGPAWFVRNLMTDYKAHVLKINNGSTGWILVYHTTGVPMAGVTDAQAAAPSLPFGPFVSRNNIYEAHRYVIENGLSSVNGGVDFDYDAMWTDDPARYVKWLNVKYDNQAALAASGTIEAHGFQLQPTYENASALDFNLTAGHGLIDKGEVIDGINAGFVVGAGPDVGAFERGGVSPLSDATPSGGSGGTSGSGGNGGNGASAGSGANAGSGANGGNGGNGGGGANGGKGGSASSDDGGCGCRVPSRDSDAPARALALLAVIGLAASRRRRRS from the coding sequence ATGTCTCGACGATGGCTCACTGGGATGGCGCTCTTCGCTCCGCTACTGTGTGCACCTTCGCTGCGTGCGGCGAATACTTCCGCTCTCGGCACGGTGGAGGCCTTCGCTACCTTCGCGAGCGTGGGTGTGTACGCGGACGTGAGCGGTGACGACAACGGCGATGCGACCGCCTACGTGGAGTACCGCGAGACGGGGGCCGCTTCCTTCACCAAAGGCCATGCCTTGATGAAGATAGCGGGTGGCCGCCATGCGGGCGCAGTCTTCTTTCTTCAGCCCGGCAAGACCTACGATCTACGCGTCGTGCTGGAGGACCCCGACAACGGGGCTGCCGTCAGCCAAAACGCCACGGCGACGACACGCGCGAACGAACCGACGGCGGCGAGCGGCGCCACCCTGTGGGTCGACGCGAGCAGCGGCAGCGACAGCAATCCCGGCACCGCAGCGGCGCCCTTCGCCACGATTCAAGCCGGCGTGGACAAAGCGCAACCCGGAGACAGTGTTCGCGTCAAACCGGGCGTCTATCGCGAGACCGTGTCGCCGCCCACGGCGGGCACCGCGGACAAGCCGATTTGGATTGTCGCAGACGCCCCCGGCGTGGTGGTCGACGGCTCGAGCGAAGCGTTGGAGAAGCCGACTTGGACCAACGAGGGTGGCGACTTGTACTCGACACCGTTCACGGGCGAGACCGAGTATGTAGCTGCCGACGACGCGCGTCTGTACGACTACGCCAGCCTGAACGATCTGACGAGCGCTGCAGCTGGACTCAGTGGCGGCTTCTTCGTCGGTAGTGGCAAGCTGTACGTGCGAATGCCCGACGGCAGTAACCCGTCCGCGACCACGCTTCACGTTGCGGTGCGCGACACGGGGTTCCTACTCGACACGATCGCTCACGTCGTGGTGGAAGGCTTCGAGATCCGCTATTTCGGTTCCAGTCAGAGCGGGATCGCCGTCGATGTTCGCGACACGCATCATGCCTGGGTGCGCAAGAATCAGGCGCACCACATGAACGGAGGCTTTCGCATTCGTCGCTCCCTGGCGAGCGAGAACGTGATCGAGCACAACACCTTCCGCGACACCAGCATCTGGTCGTGGCCCTGGGACGCCGTCAAGGCTCACACCCCCGAAGCCAGCGCAGCCAGTGTGCAGCACGGTCGAGGCAACGTCGTGCGCTTCAATCAGTTCGAGGGCTCCTTCAACGGCATCGACGTGGGCGCGTTCGGTACGACCGACGAGGACATTGCCAAGGACACGGACGTCTACGGCAACAGCATGAAGCACCACGGTGACGACGGCCTCGAGCCCGAAGGGGCCTGCGTCAACGTGCGTTTCTGGCACAACGTGGTGGAGGGCGCTCTCAACTCCATCTCCGTTGCACCCATCGAAGTGGGCCCTGCGTGGTTCGTGCGCAACTTGATGACCGACTACAAGGCGCACGTGCTGAAGATCAACAACGGCAGCACCGGTTGGATCCTCGTGTACCACACGACCGGCGTGCCGATGGCGGGAGTGACGGATGCTCAGGCGGCCGCGCCAAGTCTGCCCTTCGGCCCCTTCGTGTCGCGTAACAACATTTACGAAGCGCATCGCTACGTCATCGAGAACGGGCTTTCCTCCGTCAACGGCGGCGTGGACTTCGACTACGACGCCATGTGGACCGACGATCCCGCGCGCTACGTCAAATGGCTCAACGTCAAGTACGACAACCAGGCCGCTCTCGCAGCATCGGGTACGATCGAGGCGCACGGCTTCCAACTGCAACCGACCTACGAGAACGCGTCGGCCTTGGACTTCAATCTGACGGCCGGCCACGGGCTGATCGACAAGGGTGAAGTCATCGACGGCATCAATGCGGGGTTCGTCGTGGGCGCGGGGCCGGACGTGGGCGCCTTCGAGCGCGGCGGAGTGTCGCCCTTGAGCGACGCCACACCGAGTGGCGGCAGTGGCGGAACCAGCGGCAGCGGCGGTAACGGCGGCAATGGCGCCAGCGCCGGTAGCGGCGCGAACGCTGGCAGCGGCGCAAACGGCGGCAACGGTGGCAACGGCGGCGGCGGTGCCAACGGCGGCAAGGGGGGCAGCGCCTCTAGTGACGACGGTGGCTGCGGTTGTCGCGTGCCGTCACGCGATAGCGACGCGCCCGCGCGTGCCCTCGCGCTACTGGCCGTGATCGGCCTTGCCGCCTCGCGCCGCCGCCGCCGCTCGTGA
- a CDS encoding AraC family transcriptional regulator — protein MLIACERFELASVGLTLRFAAEREVGLYYARVDGASWNTALLPRAQQRPGDWLFLCLISEGAVAVSDGLRLESGVPFVVTEEHIVTSSEAGPAFRSDLPSLAGVALRVRASDLSLDVTPPSPLQASPDVTRALREALEVMQAEEVTVESLTEPWTRLLDVCVTQGLMRRRPALQQTRRESSALARARRALFPILETLFDSPMLVDAMGRTGSTDRQLRRDILRLQLEYGFFDRGWRGALTRWRLTAAVLLLSSDALTHAQIAEAVGYGGLPAMDRAFKRAGLPPPSAVRARHREPLA, from the coding sequence ATGCTGATCGCGTGTGAGCGCTTCGAGCTGGCAAGCGTCGGCCTGACCCTTCGCTTCGCGGCCGAGCGCGAGGTGGGGCTCTACTACGCTCGCGTCGATGGCGCGAGCTGGAACACGGCGCTCTTGCCGCGCGCGCAACAGCGCCCCGGGGACTGGCTCTTCTTGTGTTTGATCAGCGAAGGCGCAGTAGCAGTGTCCGATGGACTGCGCCTGGAGTCCGGGGTCCCCTTCGTCGTCACTGAAGAGCACATCGTCACGTCGTCGGAGGCGGGACCCGCGTTCCGCAGCGATCTGCCCAGCCTGGCGGGAGTTGCGCTCAGAGTGCGGGCGAGCGACCTGTCCCTCGACGTCACACCCCCGAGCCCGCTCCAGGCGTCCCCGGATGTGACTCGAGCCTTGCGGGAGGCTCTAGAAGTCATGCAAGCAGAGGAAGTGACAGTCGAATCCCTGACCGAGCCCTGGACGCGACTTCTGGACGTGTGTGTGACCCAGGGACTGATGCGGCGTCGACCTGCGCTCCAGCAAACACGGCGGGAGTCGTCGGCCCTGGCGCGAGCGAGGCGCGCGCTTTTCCCCATCCTGGAGACTTTGTTCGACAGCCCGATGCTGGTGGATGCCATGGGCCGCACGGGAAGCACTGATCGCCAGCTGCGCCGCGACATCCTGCGGCTGCAGTTGGAGTACGGCTTTTTCGATCGTGGCTGGCGTGGCGCACTGACGCGCTGGCGCCTCACGGCCGCGGTGCTGCTGCTGTCGTCGGATGCACTGACCCACGCGCAGATCGCCGAGGCCGTCGGCTACGGCGGACTGCCTGCAATGGATCGCGCCTTCAAGCGCGCGGGCCTGCCGCCGCCGAGCGCGGTGCGTGCGCGACACCGCGAACCCTTGGCGTAG